In Candidatus Cohnella colombiensis, one DNA window encodes the following:
- a CDS encoding HK97 gp10 family phage protein — translation MAKRSEIVGMEDLLNMVKKLEKVPQRVVNKAARAGASIARKAAKNNAPEGETGELKKGIIMRKERRVKAGKAVFDIMMDPAKSDIFAKIGKNGQRAYYPASQEYGFMTVDGGFVPGYHFLRNSLQDNATDIEKKVVEVAGKEIDKVMKGG, via the coding sequence ATGGCTAAACGTAGTGAGATTGTCGGCATGGAAGATCTCTTAAATATGGTGAAGAAGCTCGAAAAGGTCCCTCAGAGGGTCGTTAACAAAGCGGCTAGAGCTGGTGCGTCAATAGCACGTAAGGCTGCTAAGAATAATGCTCCTGAAGGCGAAACTGGCGAGCTAAAAAAAGGCATCATCATGAGGAAAGAACGGCGGGTTAAGGCGGGAAAAGCTGTTTTTGACATAATGATGGACCCTGCCAAGAGTGATATCTTTGCGAAGATTGGCAAAAACGGACAGCGAGCGTACTATCCCGCATCGCAGGAATATGGCTTTATGACCGTAGATGGCGGGTTCGTTCCCGGATACCACTTTTTACGAAATTCGTTACAAGACAATGCCACTGACATCGAAAAAAAAGTCGTGGAGGTTGCAGGGAAAGAGATTGATAAGGTGATGAAAGGAGGGTGA
- a CDS encoding phage head-tail adapter protein → MLWRDVVGLIAVKQKQDTYGSMADIDSDPREVLANKKSVRQSEFYQAAAVGIKPEIVFEVQSIEYNDEPKLKHNEIIYYIIRTFSKNDEKIELICSRYPLKG, encoded by the coding sequence GTGCTGTGGCGCGACGTTGTGGGGCTTATAGCGGTAAAACAGAAGCAGGATACGTATGGATCAATGGCAGACATCGATAGCGATCCAAGGGAAGTCCTTGCTAATAAGAAATCAGTGAGGCAATCAGAATTTTATCAGGCTGCAGCTGTCGGCATTAAACCCGAGATCGTTTTCGAGGTGCAATCGATCGAGTACAACGATGAGCCGAAGTTGAAGCACAACGAAATAATCTATTACATCATTCGGACCTTTTCGAAGAATGACGAGAAGATCGAACTTATCTGCTCTCGTTATCCATTGAAGGGATGA
- a CDS encoding HNH endonuclease, with amino-acid sequence MAQDFAKKFYNSRAWKICRAAYIALVFGLCERCGKPGYIVHHKVYLTPQNINDPAIALNHEFLEHLCQDCHNGEHHGSHEPVVADGLAFDSEGNLIQKGR; translated from the coding sequence ATGGCTCAAGACTTTGCGAAGAAATTTTATAACAGCAGAGCTTGGAAGATATGTAGAGCTGCTTATATCGCTCTCGTGTTCGGACTCTGTGAGCGTTGCGGTAAGCCGGGGTACATCGTACATCACAAAGTATACCTGACACCTCAGAACATAAACGATCCGGCCATTGCGCTTAATCATGAGTTTCTTGAGCATTTATGCCAAGACTGTCACAACGGCGAGCATCATGGGAGTCATGAGCCGGTTGTTGCTGATGGCTTAGCGTTTGATAGTGAAGGAAATCTAATTCAGAAGGGGAGGTAA
- a CDS encoding phage major capsid protein: protein MTRLQQIEARMLEIRGLLEGDGEVNLDELETELRTLETEKKDLGARERRKAVAAGITAGDIETRHVDTFVPEHTPDPAKEARKAAEERGKALKENRSVTVGSSSVILPKHQASDIRPTFNEVSGLIDMVTHKPLLGGESFQQPYLKGYGIGDNTAEGADYATAEPVFGYADINKSKVTAYAEDSEEVQKLPAADYDAEVMKGVTIASRKKITREILIGDGATNHLAGIFSTAANAIDAATDKTISAIDETTLDEIVFSFGGDEDVEDVAVLILNKKDLKAFVTLRTDEGERVYDVKTNGNTGTIDGVPYIINSACKAISDTAVAAGQYSMAYGPLSNYMLTIFSDVDVQRSTDFKFKQGMIAHRSSVFVGGNVISKNGFLRVKKG, encoded by the coding sequence GTGACAAGATTACAACAAATCGAAGCAAGAATGTTAGAAATCCGCGGGCTACTTGAAGGCGATGGAGAAGTTAACCTTGACGAATTGGAAACAGAGCTTCGCACTCTGGAGACTGAGAAGAAAGATCTAGGTGCAAGAGAGCGCCGTAAGGCAGTGGCAGCAGGAATTACGGCGGGCGACATTGAAACTCGCCACGTTGACACATTCGTACCTGAGCACACTCCAGATCCCGCCAAAGAAGCTCGCAAAGCCGCTGAGGAACGCGGTAAGGCACTGAAAGAGAATCGCTCCGTTACAGTCGGATCATCCAGCGTAATTTTGCCGAAGCATCAAGCGAGCGACATTCGTCCAACCTTCAATGAGGTTTCCGGTCTGATCGATATGGTCACTCACAAACCTTTGCTTGGTGGTGAGAGCTTCCAACAACCGTATCTGAAAGGTTATGGCATCGGCGATAACACGGCAGAAGGTGCCGACTACGCGACAGCCGAGCCGGTCTTCGGGTATGCAGACATCAATAAATCAAAAGTCACAGCTTATGCTGAAGACTCTGAAGAAGTTCAGAAGCTTCCTGCTGCTGACTATGACGCTGAAGTTATGAAAGGTGTTACCATTGCATCTCGCAAAAAAATCACGCGGGAAATTCTGATTGGTGATGGCGCCACAAATCACCTCGCAGGGATCTTTTCCACTGCTGCAAATGCAATTGACGCCGCAACCGACAAAACGATTTCGGCTATCGACGAAACTACGCTTGATGAAATCGTGTTTTCCTTTGGTGGCGACGAAGATGTTGAGGATGTAGCTGTGCTGATCCTGAACAAAAAGGATCTGAAAGCATTCGTTACGCTCCGTACTGACGAGGGTGAACGTGTTTACGATGTAAAAACGAACGGCAACACTGGCACGATCGATGGCGTTCCTTATATCATCAACAGCGCGTGCAAAGCTATTTCTGATACGGCCGTTGCTGCTGGACAGTATTCGATGGCTTACGGTCCTCTCAGCAACTACATGCTGACGATCTTCTCTGACGTCGATGTTCAACGTTCGACCGATTTCAAGTTCAAGCAAGGCATGATCGCTCACCGTAGCTCTGTATTCGTTGGCGGTAACGTCATTTCGAAGAACGGATTCCTACGCGTTAAGAAAGGCTAA
- a CDS encoding HK97 family phage prohead protease yields the protein MTKTVETNPEKLRKDREYREFSFEIRAAPLGADGGDGEGEALYVEGYAVRFNETTVLWEYDNIQYKEKVAATALAEADMSDVIFNYNHGGKVMARTRNKTLELKVDSKGLFIRARLDGTEEGRKLYEEIKGGYIDRMSYAYTTKETSYDSESRTRTVLRIKKVYDVSAVDIPAYDTTSISARSAFEMEIEKEQQVAVATEAAAAAERRRKLLLKTLTY from the coding sequence ATGACGAAGACGGTGGAGACGAATCCTGAGAAGTTACGGAAAGATCGTGAGTATCGTGAATTTTCATTCGAGATCCGAGCAGCTCCATTGGGTGCTGATGGCGGTGATGGAGAAGGCGAAGCCCTTTACGTAGAAGGATATGCTGTACGCTTCAACGAGACTACTGTCCTTTGGGAGTATGACAATATCCAATATAAAGAGAAGGTTGCTGCCACAGCACTTGCTGAAGCCGACATGTCGGATGTGATATTCAATTACAACCACGGTGGCAAGGTAATGGCCAGAACTAGAAACAAGACTCTTGAGTTGAAAGTAGACTCCAAGGGTCTTTTTATTCGCGCTAGACTCGATGGCACTGAAGAGGGTCGCAAGCTTTACGAAGAAATCAAAGGTGGCTACATCGACCGTATGAGTTACGCCTATACGACCAAGGAAACGTCTTACGATTCCGAGTCTCGTACACGTACCGTACTGCGCATTAAAAAGGTTTACGATGTGTCTGCCGTGGATATTCCGGCTTATGATACTACTTCCATTTCAGCACGTTCAGCCTTCGAGATGGAGATCGAGAAGGAACAACAAGTTGCGGTAGCGACTGAAGCGGCGGCAGCTGCAGAACGGCGTCGGAAGTTGCTTTTGAAAACATTAACTTATTAA
- a CDS encoding GIY-YIG nuclease family protein: protein MKIGIYKITNLINGKVYIGQTVNYNKRIKTHISKLRTNTHHNEHLQRAWDLYGEENFSVEPITECSIADLDKLEIAAMKEYDSVNSGYNLINGGQKFRTFSPELRKKMSNSLKGRKFSDIHKRRISASQKGKVINPESIAKSKATNKMNRANAGDKNPNAMISDKMAEQIILDLHDNLPVSFLVLKYSASQDTVYNLMYNKTYTNILPEIREGIKKRVQANAEKNALLVVQMYNSGVSQNKISQELNISRNTIRRLLKTSGLDTKIHINQYANTEVTNQIANG, encoded by the coding sequence ATGAAAATTGGTATCTATAAAATAACTAATCTGATCAACGGGAAAGTATATATTGGACAGACCGTCAACTACAACAAGAGAATAAAAACGCATATTTCTAAACTAAGAACGAACACGCATCATAACGAACATTTGCAGCGGGCTTGGGATTTATACGGGGAAGAAAACTTTTCCGTCGAGCCTATTACTGAATGTTCGATTGCGGATCTCGATAAGCTAGAGATTGCGGCAATGAAAGAATATGACAGCGTGAATTCGGGATACAATTTAATTAATGGTGGGCAGAAATTCAGAACTTTTTCGCCGGAGTTGAGGAAGAAGATGAGTAACTCCTTAAAAGGCAGGAAGTTTTCTGATATCCACAAGAGAAGAATTTCTGCAAGCCAAAAAGGGAAGGTAATCAATCCGGAGTCAATAGCGAAGAGTAAGGCCACAAACAAAATGAACAGAGCTAATGCGGGAGATAAAAATCCAAACGCAATGATTAGCGACAAAATGGCCGAACAAATCATATTGGATCTGCATGATAATCTTCCGGTATCCTTCTTAGTTCTCAAATATAGTGCATCGCAGGATACGGTTTATAACCTTATGTACAATAAAACCTATACCAACATCCTCCCTGAGATCAGAGAAGGAATTAAAAAAAGAGTTCAGGCGAATGCGGAGAAAAACGCCTTGTTGGTTGTGCAGATGTACAATTCTGGCGTTTCTCAAAACAAAATATCTCAAGAGCTTAATATTAGTCGAAATACCATTAGGCGATTGTTGAAGACGTCTGGTCTCGATACCAAAATTCATATTAACCAATATGCCAATACCGAGGTAACTAATCAGATTGCTAACGGCTGA
- a CDS encoding XkdX family protein, whose amino-acid sequence MDWYATVKRHYDASRYNNANVATFVVAGKITPEQYKTITGEDYEASA is encoded by the coding sequence ATGGATTGGTACGCTACGGTTAAGAGGCACTATGACGCAAGTCGATATAACAATGCAAATGTGGCAACGTTTGTAGTCGCTGGCAAGATCACGCCCGAGCAGTACAAGACAATAACTGGTGAGGATTACGAGGCTTCCGCATAA
- a CDS encoding acyltransferase — translation MNQRFIQLDSLRGLAALAVLFSHIILIPESMGSTMHSLLTAPYSPFQILVDGHSAVILFFVLSGFVLSLPLLNGKYQSYHGYLIKRFFRIYVPYIISFFVALTLLSLSPKLTGVGISESINNTWSQNLSMSVIVEHILGIVNVHTEAINSPYWSLVHEMRISIIFPFVVFLLRNVRWYYTVLIGLALFGFSTLNDIFNIQTSNGLNTTYFDSLHYLSFFLYGMLLAKHRIGIVDGFRALKNRFKYSVLAISLICYNCSYGVIVVLNKLNISVPFDRSLREQVVAIGVAGFVIIVLSSSRVGNVLKNRIPVFLGNVSYSLYLYHMIIMLAFVHGFAGKVPLGYLLLASIVISLVVAYAMWRFVEKPAMAIGKRLATRMTKKVVHPNKEYDAA, via the coding sequence ATGAATCAACGTTTTATTCAACTGGACTCACTTCGGGGATTGGCAGCTCTAGCAGTATTGTTCAGTCACATAATACTTATTCCAGAAAGCATGGGAAGTACAATGCACTCACTATTAACAGCACCTTACTCACCATTTCAAATCTTAGTCGATGGCCATTCAGCTGTGATCTTATTTTTCGTTTTGAGTGGCTTTGTTCTCTCTTTGCCATTACTTAACGGGAAATACCAATCGTACCATGGCTATCTGATTAAACGTTTTTTCCGCATCTATGTTCCCTACATCATATCTTTTTTTGTTGCCCTCACTCTTCTCTCGCTTTCACCGAAACTTACTGGTGTCGGTATATCTGAAAGCATCAATAATACATGGTCACAAAATTTAAGTATGAGTGTCATTGTGGAACATATTCTCGGCATTGTGAATGTCCACACCGAAGCAATCAATAGCCCTTACTGGTCGCTGGTGCATGAGATGCGAATATCTATTATCTTTCCATTCGTTGTTTTTCTACTTCGCAACGTCCGATGGTATTACACAGTTTTGATCGGACTGGCGCTATTCGGGTTTTCAACACTCAATGACATATTCAATATTCAAACATCAAACGGATTAAATACGACCTACTTTGATAGCCTCCACTATTTGTCTTTTTTCCTGTATGGAATGTTGTTAGCAAAGCATCGGATCGGCATTGTAGATGGTTTCCGCGCTTTAAAAAATCGCTTCAAATATAGCGTTTTGGCAATATCGCTGATTTGTTATAACTGCTCATACGGCGTAATCGTGGTACTTAACAAGCTAAATATCTCCGTACCGTTTGATCGGTCATTAAGAGAGCAGGTAGTTGCAATAGGGGTAGCTGGCTTCGTCATCATTGTCTTATCATCTAGTCGAGTCGGGAACGTACTAAAGAATCGAATACCAGTGTTTCTAGGGAATGTATCTTATAGCTTGTATTTGTATCACATGATTATTATGCTGGCGTTTGTGCATGGATTTGCAGGTAAAGTGCCGTTAGGTTATCTGTTGCTTGCATCCATTGTCATATCATTGGTTGTAGCCTATGCCATGTGGAGATTTGTAGAAAAACCAGCAATGGCCATTGGAAAGAGATTGGCAACCAGGATGACAAAGAAAGTGGTTCATCCAAATAAGGAATATGATGCTGCATAA
- a CDS encoding phage portal protein, translating to MQPSGLFQKVFGRFAKAISSSVRSIFMNGYAPIFTPFGDDAYTSAIVRSTLDAVARNAAKLKPKHIRRTNGKIQNAGSKIEWLLSVRPNPKMNAYAFLYKIVTQLFSRSNAFFLIYRSEITGKVEGFYPIDYSRVEAVEYGTDVYLKFNLRNGKILTIPYVDVVHLRRFFNASEMFGEGNEVALLPTLELIQATNQGIINAIKTSAFVRGILKFTTNLNPADRRQQTEDFVRDYMGVGNNGGVAATDVKADFTPLNGEPKIIDAKQMALIKQAIHEYFGTNEKIVLSNYSEDEWNSFYESVIEPIALQLSLELTAKVFTDAEQAHGNEIVYEANRLQYASVKSKLELLQMVDRGAMTPNEWREVMNMAPVEGGDELIRRLDTATVNTKPIKETPKNEPAKGSGSEDDEDGGDES from the coding sequence TTGCAGCCATCAGGGTTGTTTCAAAAGGTATTTGGACGATTCGCAAAAGCTATTAGTTCATCTGTCCGGTCAATATTCATGAATGGCTATGCACCGATTTTTACACCATTTGGTGATGATGCTTATACCAGCGCGATTGTTCGTTCGACATTGGATGCAGTTGCGCGGAATGCAGCCAAGTTGAAGCCTAAACATATTCGACGAACGAACGGTAAAATTCAGAATGCTGGTAGCAAGATTGAGTGGCTACTCAGCGTTAGGCCAAACCCAAAGATGAACGCCTACGCCTTCTTGTACAAAATAGTTACACAATTATTTTCAAGATCAAATGCCTTCTTCCTGATCTATCGCAGTGAGATAACAGGGAAAGTTGAAGGATTTTATCCAATCGATTACAGCCGAGTGGAAGCAGTGGAATATGGAACTGACGTATACCTTAAATTTAATCTCAGAAATGGGAAAATACTCACAATCCCTTATGTCGACGTGGTTCATCTACGTCGATTTTTTAATGCAAGCGAAATGTTTGGAGAAGGAAACGAAGTCGCACTATTACCCACATTGGAACTGATCCAAGCAACCAATCAGGGGATTATCAACGCGATCAAGACATCTGCATTTGTACGCGGGATATTGAAATTTACAACAAATCTAAATCCAGCGGACCGCCGTCAGCAAACGGAAGATTTCGTTCGTGATTATATGGGTGTCGGGAACAACGGTGGTGTTGCAGCTACTGATGTCAAAGCTGATTTTACTCCACTCAACGGCGAGCCAAAGATTATCGACGCCAAGCAAATGGCACTCATCAAACAGGCGATTCATGAGTATTTCGGGACAAACGAAAAAATAGTCTTGTCCAATTACTCAGAGGATGAATGGAATTCATTTTATGAATCAGTTATCGAGCCGATCGCTCTGCAATTAAGTCTGGAATTAACCGCAAAGGTGTTCACGGATGCTGAGCAAGCTCATGGAAATGAAATCGTTTATGAGGCAAATAGACTCCAATACGCAAGTGTGAAATCGAAGCTTGAGCTTCTGCAGATGGTCGACCGTGGAGCAATGACACCTAATGAATGGCGCGAGGTCATGAACATGGCGCCTGTTGAAGGTGGTGATGAACTTATCAGGCGCCTAGATACAGCCACAGTTAATACAAAGCCAATTAAAGAAACGCCTAAAAATGAACCAGCGAAGGGAAGTGGTAGTGAAGATGACGAAGACGGTGGAGACGAATCCTGA
- a CDS encoding head-tail connector protein, producing the protein MPMLDDAKATLRISATTKAFDVEVSDLIDAAIHDLKLSGVLASKADDDTDPLIRRAVFVYVKANFGIDNPDAEKFQKSYESLKAHLTLSQEYTVGDA; encoded by the coding sequence ATGCCAATGCTTGACGATGCAAAGGCCACTCTACGCATAAGCGCAACAACAAAGGCTTTTGATGTAGAGGTTTCAGACTTGATCGATGCTGCGATTCATGACCTCAAGTTATCCGGCGTATTAGCGTCAAAAGCTGATGACGACACCGACCCGCTTATACGGCGGGCGGTGTTTGTCTATGTAAAGGCTAATTTTGGGATAGACAATCCAGATGCCGAGAAGTTTCAGAAGTCTTACGAGTCTCTCAAGGCTCACCTGACGCTTTCACAGGAGTATACGGTAGGTGATGCCTAG
- a CDS encoding GDSL-type esterase/lipase family protein: MSRFNATASVTTTKKPVSIATKTNTFSNGTSNGDASHKDVTYSIKHEIIADTTMIRLVYANWSAGDNDGVNDLTVGGGINVAGVRFIAKFNNGANDLITIKPGGTAVTDPIAVDLKKGDFINSLTFVSVSTLGQTWPYGADMVSGDTMGQGDLRASGSLSASAERAYHPIVILGDGSSSVLLIGDSITAGGGATTMLSSYANRAAIKWGRGVLIGGSSGQEAFSAKALANMKYRMRLAEYATCAVVNYGTNDFFYNRTLQEVKDALLIIGNRLKSYGLKPYICTICPRVTSTDSYATLTNQSPVNSQFAAGLSDRNLLNDWIRTTPAPFVGYIDMADAVESSRNSGKWKVAPAMTADGIHPNNAGHQAMADVLDLVKITAGQIVSVNPNPDITPPAVPTGFTVVAGQESATLSWTNPADLDLYGINIYRDGVRVGATVIGTSKIDTGLTGGTTYSYRISAVDNAGNESALTSPINVTPTAKPVFTPVTDDFNRTASTTTMGNATTGQAWEYLKGVWGITASGRAYAAGGTADSATVVPFGSADATVEATFVISPNNTRLICRATAENAYITVQKGTSKYEMFRRNPGFVAIGDTGVSITPADGDVVKLVCSGSNIKLFVNGIERLSVTETFNQTTGTKHGIGAGSASAEFDNFSIN; encoded by the coding sequence ATGTCGCGCTTTAATGCCACAGCCTCTGTAACGACTACTAAGAAGCCTGTTTCTATTGCGACAAAAACAAACACATTTTCAAATGGAACATCCAATGGCGATGCCAGCCATAAAGATGTTACCTACTCCATAAAGCATGAAATCATTGCCGATACCACAATGATCAGACTGGTTTATGCTAACTGGAGCGCCGGAGATAATGATGGTGTAAACGATTTGACTGTTGGCGGTGGGATTAATGTTGCTGGTGTGAGATTTATTGCCAAATTCAATAATGGCGCAAATGACCTTATCACAATTAAACCTGGAGGTACGGCTGTTACTGATCCGATAGCCGTGGACTTAAAAAAGGGAGATTTTATTAACTCACTGACTTTTGTATCTGTTTCCACTTTGGGTCAAACGTGGCCTTATGGGGCTGACATGGTATCAGGAGACACAATGGGACAGGGAGACCTTCGGGCAAGCGGATCGTTATCCGCGTCTGCAGAAAGAGCTTATCATCCTATCGTAATTCTAGGTGATGGGAGTTCTAGTGTATTGCTTATAGGTGATAGTATCACTGCTGGTGGTGGAGCAACCACTATGTTGAGTAGTTACGCCAATCGTGCAGCAATTAAATGGGGGCGCGGAGTTCTTATTGGTGGGAGTTCCGGACAAGAAGCCTTCAGCGCAAAGGCTTTGGCAAACATGAAATACCGTATGCGTCTTGCAGAATACGCCACATGCGCTGTTGTTAATTACGGCACGAATGATTTTTTTTATAACCGTACTCTTCAAGAAGTTAAAGATGCACTCCTGATCATCGGTAACCGTCTGAAATCATACGGTTTAAAACCTTATATCTGTACGATCTGCCCAAGGGTAACATCGACTGATTCTTACGCTACACTTACAAACCAATCACCAGTAAATTCACAATTTGCAGCAGGTCTAAGTGATAGAAATTTACTGAATGACTGGATTCGCACAACACCTGCACCTTTTGTGGGATACATCGATATGGCAGATGCCGTGGAAAGTTCACGCAATAGTGGGAAATGGAAAGTTGCTCCTGCCATGACCGCTGATGGTATACATCCTAATAATGCAGGTCATCAAGCTATGGCAGATGTGCTTGATTTGGTAAAAATCACAGCAGGACAGATCGTATCTGTTAATCCTAATCCTGATATCACACCGCCAGCTGTACCAACTGGATTTACTGTGGTTGCAGGACAGGAATCTGCGACACTCTCATGGACAAACCCAGCGGACTTGGACTTATATGGAATTAACATTTATCGCGATGGTGTAAGGGTTGGTGCAACAGTAATTGGCACATCCAAAATTGACACTGGACTTACTGGTGGGACAACGTACTCGTATCGTATCTCCGCTGTGGACAATGCTGGGAATGAGTCGGCGTTAACAAGTCCTATCAATGTCACGCCAACAGCTAAACCTGTATTTACACCAGTAACCGATGATTTTAACCGTACTGCAAGTACAACCACAATGGGGAATGCGACAACGGGGCAAGCGTGGGAATATCTGAAGGGTGTATGGGGGATCACTGCCTCTGGCAGAGCTTATGCGGCTGGAGGAACAGCGGATTCGGCAACAGTTGTTCCTTTTGGAAGTGCAGATGCAACCGTAGAGGCGACATTTGTGATATCGCCAAACAATACAAGACTGATATGTCGAGCAACCGCTGAAAATGCCTATATCACGGTTCAAAAAGGGACTTCAAAGTACGAGATGTTCCGCAGAAATCCAGGATTCGTTGCAATAGGTGATACTGGAGTTTCAATCACTCCTGCCGATGGGGATGTCGTCAAATTAGTTTGCTCGGGATCAAATATTAAGTTGTTTGTTAATGGTATAGAACGGTTATCCGTAACTGAAACTTTCAATCAGACAACAGGTACAAAGCATGGGATCGGTGCAGGTTCAGCATCGGCTGAATTTGATAATTTCTCAATTAACTAA
- a CDS encoding DUF3168 domain-containing protein, translating into MDFESALKLELISVSGLKDKVFPLVASEKDVNNEPLKAPYVVYSSSDGLKEKSMDGYQGLKQVDVTINVIASSYPNLKPLESAIITKLISFQSRVIGEGGPFIQDITYEEPVELFEPLPKLHRAIISFTVHFD; encoded by the coding sequence ATGGATTTCGAGTCTGCTCTTAAGTTGGAATTGATTAGCGTTTCGGGGCTAAAGGATAAGGTGTTCCCGCTTGTAGCATCTGAAAAGGATGTTAACAACGAACCACTTAAAGCCCCATACGTTGTCTATTCATCGAGTGACGGCCTAAAGGAAAAGAGCATGGACGGATATCAAGGACTGAAGCAAGTAGATGTAACGATTAACGTTATAGCAAGTTCATACCCCAACCTGAAGCCACTCGAATCTGCGATCATCACCAAACTTATCAGTTTTCAATCGCGTGTAATTGGTGAAGGTGGTCCATTTATCCAAGACATCACATACGAGGAGCCGGTTGAGTTATTCGAACCTTTGCCTAAACTCCATCGAGCAATAATTAGTTTTACAGTCCACTTTGATTAG
- a CDS encoding phage tail tube protein: MDLQTFAATRAVGTKIMIAAKAIASLKSIGGLDLSADTADVTTLDSDGGYREFIGTFKDGGEVPISGNFEPGNPGQSDVYDAFESGDTLPFSIIFPAKLGASWIFKGVVTKFTTGAELDGVVTFEATIKVSGKPSLGKTPSAGLSALALTGTGGTLSPVYNTNNSSYSFGGVTAASVTVTATGAGQTIKLFIDGAFSQDLTSGSASAAIPLTLNIGKKLTIMANEDGKTQKVYEVVVIKTA, translated from the coding sequence ATGGATCTACAAACATTTGCTGCAACCCGCGCAGTCGGAACAAAGATTATGATTGCAGCAAAGGCCATTGCTAGTCTTAAATCGATTGGCGGTCTGGATTTATCTGCGGATACAGCTGACGTTACAACGCTTGATTCAGACGGAGGGTACCGTGAGTTTATTGGTACTTTTAAGGATGGTGGCGAAGTCCCTATTTCAGGCAACTTCGAACCCGGAAACCCAGGTCAATCAGATGTTTACGATGCTTTTGAAAGCGGAGATACTTTACCTTTTAGTATCATTTTCCCCGCAAAACTTGGCGCATCTTGGATTTTCAAGGGCGTTGTTACTAAGTTTACAACGGGCGCTGAATTGGATGGTGTTGTCACTTTTGAAGCCACAATCAAAGTATCCGGCAAGCCTTCTCTCGGTAAAACACCAAGCGCAGGATTATCCGCGTTGGCTCTTACGGGCACAGGTGGTACGTTGTCTCCAGTCTATAACACTAATAATAGCAGCTACTCTTTTGGAGGCGTAACAGCCGCAAGTGTTACTGTCACTGCCACAGGTGCAGGCCAAACTATTAAACTCTTCATCGACGGCGCATTCTCACAAGATCTTACATCTGGCAGTGCATCTGCTGCAATTCCGTTGACGCTAAACATCGGCAAGAAATTGACGATCATGGCCAACGAAGACGGTAAAACGCAAAAGGTTTACGAAGTTGTAGTGATTAAAACCGCTTAA